The Actinopolyspora erythraea genome has a segment encoding these proteins:
- a CDS encoding Rho GTPase-activating protein, whose protein sequence is MRPPDHLAGSGHTLWTTITRDYELSTAEQTILAEACSTADELDRLRDALSDASTIVTGSTQQPVVNRLFDELRKHRDTLARLLAHLQVTDDANT, encoded by the coding sequence GTGCGTCCACCCGACCACCTCGCGGGCTCGGGCCACACACTGTGGACCACGATCACCCGCGACTACGAACTGTCCACCGCCGAACAAACGATCCTGGCCGAAGCCTGTTCCACCGCCGACGAGCTGGACCGGCTCCGCGACGCACTCTCGGACGCGTCCACGATCGTGACCGGCTCCACCCAACAGCCGGTCGTCAACCGACTGTTCGACGAGCTGCGCAAGCACCGCGACACACTGGCCCGACTGCTCGCGCACTTGCAGGTGACCGACGATGCGAACACGTA